A part of Tardiphaga sp. vice304 genomic DNA contains:
- a CDS encoding SDR family oxidoreductase, which produces MDLHLHGKRVLITGASKGIGAAAAEAFAAEGAHLHLAARNVALLEALGDRLRARHQIDVTIHPVDLRQPNQLAALAEAADEIDILVNNAGDIPGGSLEKIDEPTWRHAWDLKVFGFINLTRLVYARMKAQGHGVIINDIGAAGEKFDANYICGSAGNAALMAFTRALGGKSLKDNIRVVGINPGPVETERHITLMKTRAKAQFGDDNRFRELQSGLPLGRAAHPAEIADLMTFLASDRAGYTSGVIYTVDGGLSAGWV; this is translated from the coding sequence ATGGACCTTCATCTGCACGGCAAGCGCGTTCTGATCACCGGTGCGTCAAAAGGCATCGGCGCCGCCGCGGCCGAGGCTTTTGCCGCCGAGGGCGCGCATCTGCATCTGGCCGCGCGCAACGTCGCGCTGCTGGAGGCGTTGGGCGACCGGCTGCGCGCCAGGCACCAGATCGACGTCACCATCCATCCGGTCGACTTGCGCCAGCCCAACCAGCTCGCAGCGCTGGCAGAGGCCGCCGACGAAATCGACATCCTGGTCAACAATGCCGGCGACATCCCCGGCGGTTCGCTCGAGAAAATCGACGAACCGACCTGGCGCCACGCCTGGGACCTGAAGGTATTCGGCTTCATCAATTTGACGCGGCTGGTCTATGCAAGGATGAAGGCGCAGGGGCACGGCGTCATCATCAACGACATCGGCGCCGCCGGTGAGAAATTCGACGCCAACTATATCTGCGGCAGCGCCGGCAACGCCGCGCTGATGGCCTTCACCCGCGCTCTCGGCGGCAAGAGCCTGAAGGACAATATTCGCGTCGTCGGCATCAATCCGGGCCCGGTCGAGACCGAGCGCCACATTACGCTGATGAAGACCCGCGCCAAGGCGCAGTTCGGCGACGACAACCGGTTTCGCGAATTGCAGTCCGGCCTGCCGCTCGGCCGGGCCGCGCATCCTGCCGAGATCGCCGACCTGATGACGTTCCTCGCGTCGGACCGCGCGGGATATACGTCCGGCGTGATCTACACGGTGGACGGCGGGCTGAGCGCGGGGTGGGTGTAG
- a CDS encoding alpha/beta hydrolase, protein MGKPFGETDWRAMSREQLDAGLNNGLAVSNSSEISAGWVKRSETMKAKYPAHLDLSYGPAERNKFDFMKAAEGGPTLLLIHGGYWQMRSKDFFTCFAAGPMAHGINVAVVGYTLAPEASLDQIVAELHASVDALVEQLPALGGDPQRIVVSGWSAGGHLTATTLNHPAIKGGVAISGIYDLEPIRHSYLNEKLQLDEAMAQRQSPLMQDGGPAAPLSIVVGGGELPILRQQSADLAAFRAQHGLPVSYEEIPGANHFTVMEQLESPTGRITTLIKQMVERI, encoded by the coding sequence ATGGGTAAGCCTTTCGGCGAAACAGACTGGCGCGCGATGAGCCGTGAGCAGCTCGATGCCGGGCTCAACAACGGCCTGGCCGTTTCCAACAGTTCCGAGATCTCCGCCGGTTGGGTGAAGCGCTCCGAGACGATGAAAGCGAAATACCCCGCGCATCTCGACCTCTCCTACGGTCCCGCCGAGCGCAACAAATTCGATTTCATGAAGGCCGCCGAGGGCGGGCCGACCCTGCTGCTGATCCACGGCGGCTACTGGCAGATGCGCTCCAAGGACTTCTTCACCTGCTTTGCGGCCGGCCCGATGGCGCATGGCATCAACGTCGCGGTGGTCGGTTACACGCTGGCGCCTGAGGCCTCGCTCGACCAGATCGTCGCCGAACTGCACGCCAGCGTCGATGCGCTGGTCGAGCAATTGCCGGCGCTGGGCGGCGACCCCCAGCGCATCGTGGTCTCCGGCTGGTCGGCCGGCGGTCATCTCACCGCCACCACGCTCAATCATCCGGCAATCAAGGGCGGCGTCGCGATCTCCGGGATCTACGACCTGGAGCCGATCCGGCATTCCTATCTCAACGAGAAGCTGCAGCTCGACGAGGCGATGGCGCAGCGCCAATCGCCGCTGATGCAGGACGGCGGCCCCGCGGCGCCGCTGTCGATCGTGGTCGGCGGCGGCGAATTGCCGATTCTTCGCCAGCAGAGCGCGGATCTCGCCGCGTTCCGCGCGCAGCACGGCCTGCCGGTCAGCTACGAGGAAATTCCCGGCGCCAACCATTTCACCGTGATGGAGCAACTGGAATCGCCGACTGGCCGCATCACCACGCTGATCAAGCAGATGGTGGAGCGGATCTAG